In the Symmachiella macrocystis genome, CTCGAAACCGAGACCACACGGATCGAGATCGACCTGCGTGACAAGACAAAACACACACTTTCGATTCCGTTGCATCGGTTTTACAATGCCGCCGACCGCGGGTTCCGCTCGGCCAATACGCATTTGCATCTCATGAAACTCAGCCGCGCTGAGGTGGACCGCTATCTCACCGAGATCCCCCGCGCGGACGGGTTGGATATCGTGTTTCTCTCCTATCTGGAACGCGCCGGCGCCGACCACGAGTATACCTCGAACAGCTACACTGCTGACGATTTGGCGCGTTTGTCGAAGGCGTCCGGAACGGGATTCGGCAACGGCGAAGAACATCGTCACAATTACGGCGGCGGTGGCGAGGGATATGGCCACGTGATGTTCTTGAACATCAAAGAGTTGATCCAACCGGTCAGCATCGGTCCGGGAATCATGAAACTCGGCACCGATGGCCTGCCCATCCAGCGCGGCATCGACACCGCCCGCGGCGATGGGGCGACAGTTGTTTGGTGCCACAACGATTGGGGGCTGGAAGACCTCGCCAATTGGGCCACCGGACGCATTGATGCGCAAAACATCTTCGATGGCGGCATCCACTCCAGTTACAAGCAGAGTTTCTACCGCTACTTGAATGCCGGAATCGACGTGCCATTCTCAACCGGTACCGATTGGTTTATGTACGACTTCTCCCGCGTCTACGTCGCCGCTGGAAAATATGTGACCCCCGCGCAATGGTTGGCAGCATTCTCTTCCGGTAAAACGTATATCACCAACGGTCCGCTGTTGGAATTGACTGTCAACGGCCACGGCCCGGGAAGTACGATCGACATCGACAACGGAAAGCCGCTCAAGATCGAAGCCCGTGGTTGGGGCCGGCATGACTTCAAACGTCTGGAATTGATCAAAAACGGCAACGTGGTTGATTCCGCGCCCGCCAAGCGGCAGAATAACCATTTCGTAGCCCGACTCAATGCGTCTCTCGATGAAACCCAACCCTGCTGGTTGGCCCTCAGAACACCGGCTCCGCCTCTGGCAGGGGATGCCGAATTAACGGAACCGGTGAACAAAAACGAGTTTGGCAAAGACCTCTTCGCCCATTCCAGCGCGATCCACATTGTTCGGAACGGTCGGCGGTATGTGGATCGGCAGGTCGCTGAAGGGATGATCCAGGAGATGACCGAAATCCGCGCACAAATCGACAAGCAATCCAACTTTGCCGACCCTCAAGAACGGTCGCGCGTTTTGGACGTCTATAGTGACGGCATTGATGCCATGCGTAAGCGACTGCAGGATTGAGAAACCTCGTTTTTACGACGGGGCAGCCGACTAGGATTCAGAAAACAATTTTCACTATTTCCACTTCAATGAGGACGACAGCTATGAAACGGTTCCCGCGACTGTTTTTGATGATGTTGATGGCAGCACTGTTTGCGCCCTGCATTCCGGCAATGGCCGATGAGCTACCGGCTCCAGTGACGAAGCTCGATCTACAGGATGGGGACACACTGGTATTTCTCGGTGACAGCATCACGCATCAATGTTTGTACACACAGTACGTCGAGGATTATTTCTACACCCGTTACCCCAAGCTGCGAATCAATTTTCACAATGCCGGCGTGGGAGGAGCAAAAGCCCTCGATGCGTTGGCCCGTTTTGACCGGGATGTCGCCGCTTACAAACCCAAATACGTGACCGTATTGCTCGGTATGAACGACGGAAGATACGTCCCCTACAACGAAGAGATTTTCCAGACCTACCGCAAAGACATGCAAGAGGTCGTCCAGCGAATTCGCGATGCCGGTGCGACGCCGATCCTCATGACCCCCACCATGTTTGATTCCCGCGCCGTCCGACTCAATCCCAAACGTCTCGAAGCCACGCCGGCGGAACGGTTGGAATTGTACAACTCGGTGCTCGCTTATTACGGCACATGGTTGCGCGAAATTGCTGTCAAAAATGGCGACGGATTTGTGGATATGTGGAGCCCGCTGAATCACCTCACGTTGCAGCAGCGCGACACGGATCCCAACTTCACCATGATCCCCGACGCCGTTCATCCCGGCCCAGCGGGACAATTGGTGATGGCCTATGCGATTCTGAGTGACATGAACGCGAAAAAGGGCGTTTCCAACATCAACATCACTATCAATCCCAAAGGCAAAGCCAAGGCCAGAGCGGCCGGGGGCGAAGTCGCCAATCTCGAGTTCGCCGACGATACGCTCTCCTTTGAGTGGACGGCCAAAAGTCTACCCTGGGTGCTGCCTACCGACGCAGAAGTCGCCGTCAAACTGCTCAAATTGGGACACCGCATGAGCCGCGAAGCCTTGTCTGTCCATGGACTCCCGCCGGGGAAATATGAATTGTCGATCGATGGGGAAGTCGTCGGCAGCTATCGCAGTCAAGGACTGGCGCGGCACATTGAATTGCAAGCCAATGACAAGACACCGCAATATCAACAGGCACTGAAAGTCGCCATGTTGAACAAAAAACGCAACGAAGGCCCCGTCCGCTCATTGCGCGGAGAATGGAGCAAGTTTCAACAACTGGATCGTCAACAACGCGCGTTGAAGGCCGATCCGGATAATGAAAAACTGGCCAAACTGGTTGCCGGGATCGAAGCCAAGGTCGCCGGAATGGAAGAACGAGTGGTGGCCCACGAAAAGGCCGCTCAGGAGATTGAGGAGCAAATTTTCGCCGCCAATGTTCCTCCAACCCGCAAGTATGTGCTGAAACGGGTTAAATAGCGCTGCACCCCCTGCTTACTTCATGGCGAGAGCGGGGGCGAGGATATCGCGGGCGATTCTTCCGGCACCTCGAAATTGGTAGCCGGAAGGATTTCCCCGCGCCTTGATTCCGTATAGTTCAAATCGTCCAACAGCGATGCAAACCCGTTGTGCCCGGGATGCAATGCCAATTGTCTTTCAATATCACGGCGCGCACCGGTGAAATCGCTTGCTCGAAATCTCGCCATCGCGACGAGATACCAATCATCGGAAGACATGTCGCGCGTCCGCGCTCCCGCATCCAGCGCAGGTATCGCCTGCTTCCAACGGGCCGTCCGTACGTAGGCCACACCCAACAACCATTGTGCGCGCGACTTTTGTTCCTCGGACGACATGGGGCAATGGATGACCTGTCGCAGTACCGGCGCCGAACGGGCTGCGCGGCCGTGGTCGATCTGAATCGCTGCCAAACGCAACGCCGCCTCCGAATTCTGCACGTCGCACGACACCGCACGATGATAGGCACTGATGGCTTCCGCATCCTGCCCCGAGTGTTCTTCGAGTTGCCCTTTGAGCGCCCAGGCCGGCCCACTGTTCGGGTTTAATTCCAAAGCACGGGCAACGTGTCGCTCTGCCTCGGCGTATTGCTCTTGCTGCATAGCCTTTTCTGCCGAACGGACGTAGGCGTCGGGATTGTCCGCATGCATCGACGCACGATTCGCCGTTCCGTCGCCGTGTGTCGAACGCGACATATCAGCCGCAGCAGTTTGTGATTCGCGCGCCTGATTGCCCGGCACCAGATTGTGCATCCAACGACAACCGCCCAACCCAATGATCATCCACGCCACCAGCGCGCAGCGCCAACCACCCAGCTGTTGTGTAAACAGCTTGCGAGACATTCCATCGGTCTGCAATCGGACCGCCACGGGCGCGACAACTCCTGTAGAAGGAGATACGAGACGACTATGAATTACAAAACCCAGTTGTGCTGATTTCAGAAACATACAGTTCTGTCTCAGCTGAACGCATCAAAGGGTTCTGAAACGACTTGTAAGAGATAATCATTTGAAGGGGATAGATATTAGCAAACTACGTAAAAATCGAATAGACGAAGCCACTCGCCGCCGCATCTCAAAACGCGGGCCCTAATAAGCAGTACGCACAGCCGAGAAATCAAACCATGGTTGCCGGCTCGAGTTTTTTGAGGTGCCTAAAAAAGCCGATTCTTGTTAAAGAGTGGTCTCGCCAACCAACCCCGACGATCGACGCGGGTGATATCTGGGCCATATGTACTTTTGGGATGGATCATGGACAGCGGAACCCCACCATTCTCGCAGGCAACGCAGCCGAAGCGCGATGAACAACATACAGCTACCGAAAACAGTTATCTTGAAACGTCGGCCACTGCTCCTCGCAATGCCGATGTGCGATTTCAGTTGGCGCAAACCTGCGAAACCCAGGGCCGGACTGTCGAAGCCTTGGCGCATTATGGCGAAGTGATTCGAATTGATGCCCAACATCTCAACGGACATCTCGGGCGGGCCAAGCTATTGCATATCAATGGCCGCGTGCATGATGCCGCCGCCGATTACCGCCGCATCCTAAAATTTGCGCCGGTGCATCCGACCGCCCTTGTTGGTTTGGCTCACATTGCCATTCAGGACGGACGACTCGACGACGCGGCACAGTCGCTGCAGACTGCCTTAGAGCATCATCCCGGTTTCGCCTTCGCGCACCACAGTTTGGGGCGCGTCCGCAAAGCGATGGGAGATTTCTCGAATTCCGCCGTATCGTTTCAACGAGCCACGGAGTTGGCGCCTCAGTCCGTCGAAAGTTATACCGAATTGGCCGCTGTCTATGAGAAACTGGGACAAGCCGCGGACGCCGAAACGACCTACCGGGCAGCGCTAGACAATGCGACTCCGAACGGTGCCATCTGGAACGGCCTGGGCTTGCTATTACTGGCCGATGAACGAAACAGCGAGGCAGCGGATTGCTTTCGCGCCGGCTTGGAAATCAATCCCGAGTTTCCTCAAGCGGCTAACAATCTCGGCTTGGCGCTCAATAAACTTGGCGATCCTGAGGCGGCCATCGAAGCGTTTCGCAACGCGCGTCGCGGTCTCCCCAGATCAGCCGATGTACTGAGCAATTTGGCGCATGCCTATCTCACAGTGGGACAACTCGACGATGCCGAACAATCCTGCCGCGCTGCTTTGATCATCGATCCCTGCCATGTCCCCACGCTCTCCAACGGAGGGCAGATCGCGCTGCGTCGTGGCGCGGCCGAACGAGCCCGCGCGTTTTTTCAACAAGCCGTCAATCTGTCGCCCAATTTTGCAGAGGGACACAATAATCTGGGGACCGCCCTGTACGCACTGAATCACGACGATGAAGCTGCCGCCAGTTTTGGCACATGTATCTCGCTGAACCCGCAACACGTCGAGGCACATTACAACCGCGCGCTGGCGAATTTTCGCTGCGGCCAATCCGACGCTGCCTGGCCTGACTACCAGTGGCGCTGGCAGCGCAGCGGCGCGAGAAGACCCCAATTGTCCATCCCCGAATGGAAAGGGGAAGCGTTAGGTGGAAAGACATTGCTGGTCTATGGCGAACAAGGCGTTGGTGACGAACTGATGTTGGCCTCGTGCTATGCCGAGATCATTGGCCAGGCAAAGGCCTGCGTGCTGGTTTGTGAATCCCGGTTAGTAGAATTGTTCGCGCGCTCGTTCCCCGGTACGACGGTCATTGCCACACGCGATGCTGAGTCATTTCTCGCCAGCGGTCGTATCGGCCCGGTTGATTTCCAGACGGCGGCCGGTGAATTGCCGCGCTATTCAGCCACGAGCCTGGGAAACGGCCCTGCATCGGCCGCCTTCCTGCAACCCGATGCTGCTCAGGTCCGCAACTGGAGTGATCGGTTTGCGCAATTGAATGCCAAATTCTGTGTGGGCATCTCATGGCGGGGTGGGGCAGCGGCAGATGATCGGCAGCGGCGCTCCACGACGTTGTCGCAATGGCAACCGTTATTGGTGCAACGCGACATTGCCTTCATCAATTTGCAATACGGCGATTGCCGTGACGAACTGGAAAGATTACGGCAACAATACGGCTTCGTCGTGCACGACTGGGACGACGCGAACCCCCTTGTGGATCTCGACAATTTCGCCGCACAAATCGCCGCACTCGATTTGGTAATCTCCGTCGATAATTCCACCGTACACATGGCGGGCGGACTGGGAGTCCCCACTTGGGTGGCTCTCCCCCATTCCGCCGATTGGCGCTGGGGGACAACCGGGACGTGCAGTTATTGGTACGAATCCTTGCGACTGTTTCGTCGCGAAACAGATGCAGCCTGGAGTGAGACGTTCCGGAAGATGGCTCAGGAGTTGGCCGAACTCGACAAGCGGGCTTGTCGCCGAGCGGGGAACAAAGTTTAATCTCAAGCTGATGCTTCTCAACGACTCATCCCACTCATTCCCGAAGGTTTAGTTGTGCCCGCCCCCACGTCTTCGGATCCACCGACGATTCCGCAGTCTACTAGCGTGTCCGTCAACGCGGTCCATTTTCGACAGCTCTGCCCTTGGCTGCGCATGTCTGAGATCTTTCGGATGGCCGTGGATTTGCAAAAGCTACTGTTAGCCGTCGCTGCCCTGCTACTGCTATGGGGCGGAAATTGGTGCATCCTCAAATTGCCCTTCGCCACCCCCGAAGCCATTCATCCCCAGTCGAAAATTTTCACGTTCGGATCAGCCGATCCCACCGAGCTGACCCCAGCGCAACAAGCTGCTGCATTCGGTAAGCCGTTCGGCGCTGATTGGAGATCTTGGACCCGCGTATTGAGTCCGCTGGACACGGTCGTGCGGCCAGTGCAAATTCTCTTTCGCTTCGATGCGTCATGGTCGCAACTGGCATTGTCGTGGACTCAATTGTTATGGACGTTAGCTGTCTGGGCAGTCTTTGCCGGTGCGATCACTCGCATTGCTGCAGTGCAAATCGGCACGGATCGCAATACGAGTCTCATGGACGCTCTCAAGTTTTCGGTCCGCCGGTTTTTATCGTATTTCTCTTCCCCCTTAATTCCCTTGAGCGGCATCGGCGTGTTGTGGGGACTCTGCT is a window encoding:
- a CDS encoding CehA/McbA family metallohydrolase, whose protein sequence is MRLPLAVSCVLMIVVSLIAARRAEQTCALDISLSDAQTGAPLAGQIKVKTATGEVITVNELLSRGLGLKAGEPIQHWAVLTKSKTIALPAQRLTIEAFSGLETETTRIEIDLRDKTKHTLSIPLHRFYNAADRGFRSANTHLHLMKLSRAEVDRYLTEIPRADGLDIVFLSYLERAGADHEYTSNSYTADDLARLSKASGTGFGNGEEHRHNYGGGGEGYGHVMFLNIKELIQPVSIGPGIMKLGTDGLPIQRGIDTARGDGATVVWCHNDWGLEDLANWATGRIDAQNIFDGGIHSSYKQSFYRYLNAGIDVPFSTGTDWFMYDFSRVYVAAGKYVTPAQWLAAFSSGKTYITNGPLLELTVNGHGPGSTIDIDNGKPLKIEARGWGRHDFKRLELIKNGNVVDSAPAKRQNNHFVARLNASLDETQPCWLALRTPAPPLAGDAELTEPVNKNEFGKDLFAHSSAIHIVRNGRRYVDRQVAEGMIQEMTEIRAQIDKQSNFADPQERSRVLDVYSDGIDAMRKRLQD
- a CDS encoding tetratricopeptide repeat protein, which gives rise to MAVRLQTDGMSRKLFTQQLGGWRCALVAWMIIGLGGCRWMHNLVPGNQARESQTAAADMSRSTHGDGTANRASMHADNPDAYVRSAEKAMQQEQYAEAERHVARALELNPNSGPAWALKGQLEEHSGQDAEAISAYHRAVSCDVQNSEAALRLAAIQIDHGRAARSAPVLRQVIHCPMSSEEQKSRAQWLLGVAYVRTARWKQAIPALDAGARTRDMSSDDWYLVAMARFRASDFTGARRDIERQLALHPGHNGFASLLDDLNYTESRRGEILPATNFEVPEESPAISSPPLSP
- a CDS encoding SGNH/GDSL hydrolase family protein, whose product is MKRFPRLFLMMLMAALFAPCIPAMADELPAPVTKLDLQDGDTLVFLGDSITHQCLYTQYVEDYFYTRYPKLRINFHNAGVGGAKALDALARFDRDVAAYKPKYVTVLLGMNDGRYVPYNEEIFQTYRKDMQEVVQRIRDAGATPILMTPTMFDSRAVRLNPKRLEATPAERLELYNSVLAYYGTWLREIAVKNGDGFVDMWSPLNHLTLQQRDTDPNFTMIPDAVHPGPAGQLVMAYAILSDMNAKKGVSNINITINPKGKAKARAAGGEVANLEFADDTLSFEWTAKSLPWVLPTDAEVAVKLLKLGHRMSREALSVHGLPPGKYELSIDGEVVGSYRSQGLARHIELQANDKTPQYQQALKVAMLNKKRNEGPVRSLRGEWSKFQQLDRQQRALKADPDNEKLAKLVAGIEAKVAGMEERVVAHEKAAQEIEEQIFAANVPPTRKYVLKRVK
- a CDS encoding tetratricopeptide repeat protein, producing MDSGTPPFSQATQPKRDEQHTATENSYLETSATAPRNADVRFQLAQTCETQGRTVEALAHYGEVIRIDAQHLNGHLGRAKLLHINGRVHDAAADYRRILKFAPVHPTALVGLAHIAIQDGRLDDAAQSLQTALEHHPGFAFAHHSLGRVRKAMGDFSNSAVSFQRATELAPQSVESYTELAAVYEKLGQAADAETTYRAALDNATPNGAIWNGLGLLLLADERNSEAADCFRAGLEINPEFPQAANNLGLALNKLGDPEAAIEAFRNARRGLPRSADVLSNLAHAYLTVGQLDDAEQSCRAALIIDPCHVPTLSNGGQIALRRGAAERARAFFQQAVNLSPNFAEGHNNLGTALYALNHDDEAAASFGTCISLNPQHVEAHYNRALANFRCGQSDAAWPDYQWRWQRSGARRPQLSIPEWKGEALGGKTLLVYGEQGVGDELMLASCYAEIIGQAKACVLVCESRLVELFARSFPGTTVIATRDAESFLASGRIGPVDFQTAAGELPRYSATSLGNGPASAAFLQPDAAQVRNWSDRFAQLNAKFCVGISWRGGAAADDRQRRSTTLSQWQPLLVQRDIAFINLQYGDCRDELERLRQQYGFVVHDWDDANPLVDLDNFAAQIAALDLVISVDNSTVHMAGGLGVPTWVALPHSADWRWGTTGTCSYWYESLRLFRRETDAAWSETFRKMAQELAELDKRACRRAGNKV